The following are encoded in a window of Halodesulfovibrio sp. genomic DNA:
- a CDS encoding cyclic nucleotide-binding domain-containing protein, translated as MDTTKAPPCCEYDQNLDLLLKAEIFAKIPIERLRTYALLVKRMNYQAGDFVFHQGDYDNKAYLLVQGSLSITYTYVDKSIAHGTITEGRVFGTLALLADTERLFSVEALEPAMCLILPRPKALSQLDKDPEAAKIFLRIITDRLSHWEKNCLVEAATIESCPCKYGVSLI; from the coding sequence ATGGATACCACAAAAGCCCCACCCTGCTGTGAATACGATCAGAACCTTGATCTACTCTTAAAAGCCGAAATTTTTGCCAAAATCCCCATTGAACGGCTTCGCACTTATGCCCTGCTTGTCAAACGGATGAACTATCAGGCAGGAGACTTTGTATTCCATCAAGGTGATTACGATAATAAAGCCTACCTGCTGGTTCAAGGCTCACTTTCAATCACCTACACATATGTAGATAAATCTATTGCGCATGGCACAATCACAGAAGGTCGCGTGTTCGGCACACTTGCACTACTTGCTGACACAGAGCGTTTATTCTCCGTTGAAGCTCTCGAACCGGCAATGTGCTTAATTCTTCCACGACCAAAAGCGTTATCACAACTTGATAAAGACCCTGAAGCAGCGAAAATTTTCCTTAGAATTATCACTGACCGTCTTAGTCATTGGGAGAAAAATTGCTTAGTGGAAGCAGCCACAATCGAAAGTTGCCCATGCAAGTATGGAGTAAGTTTAATTTAG